The following DNA comes from Brassica oleracea var. oleracea cultivar TO1000 chromosome C5, BOL, whole genome shotgun sequence.
TTAATTAGTTCGAGAAAGGTTATAAGATAATAATATGTTCTTTAATTATCCCTAACCATGGTTTAATGTTTTTTTTTATCTCTACTAGGTGAAGCTATAGGCATGCCGTCGACTTTGCCGTACCTTAGCCCGCAGCTCACCGGAGAAAATCTTCTTGTCGGTGCTAATTTTGCCTCCGCTGGAATTGGAATCCTCAACGACACTGGAATTCAATTTGTAAGCAACTTCGATAATTCTCAAATTAAATGCAATAAAAATTAGCAAAAATAATAATTAAATGCAATAAACAAAAACAAAAAACACTAGTCATTTTGGGCTTAACTATAAATATTTTTAAAAATTAGTCTTTTTAGGTTTAAGCCAAACCGGTCCTGGAATTTTGGAAGTTCTAGCCATTTTAGTAAAAAAAAACTTAATAAAAATTTTGGTTTAGTAATTTAGGAGCCATAGGTTTATGTATATTAATTTCGGAAATTTTGAAAAAATGTTTTATTTTTGGTACGTCGACTCTGGGTTCAAGGAGCTAATATCGTATTAATTCATTGTAATTCTTGTTTAATTGCTGTCTTTCAACTCGTTCATAGATTATGTTTTTTGTTTGGCAGGTAAACATAATTAGAATATTTAGACAGTTCGAATACTTCCAACAGTACCAGCAACGAGTGAGCGCATTGATCGGACCAGAAGCTACACAACAGCTAGTTAATCAAGCTCTTGTCTTAATCACACTCGGTGGCAACGATTTCGTCAACAACTATTATCTCATTCCTTTCTCTGCTCGCTCTCGCCAGTTCACATTACCGGACTACGTTGTTTATCTCATTTCCGAATACGGAAAAATCCTTAGGGTAAGGACAACTAAAACATAACTTAATCAGCTCTTCTCTACTTTATTTTCACGTGATAGCACTGAATTATAAAGTATGCCATGCTGCCATATAGTAATAAATTGGTGACTCAGACGAAACTAGCTAGAATCATGGAATCTTGATTCTTGCATTACCAATGAGCTTACTGATGTGTTGTCTCAGTACATGACAATGCCTTTAACAAGTGACCCCTCGATAATTTATTGCGCTATATCACCATAGTAATGACATTATTCTCTTTTCTCAAAAATAAATAAATTAATCACAATATTCTCTTGAGGGGACATAACTTCTTTTTAAATGATGGGGAATTTTTTAGAAATATGGGGAAGATTTAATTTCTGTTCTTTTTAAAAGAAAAAAATATATACATACGTGATAATGATTTAGGTGATGATTGTTTCAGTAGTTTTTAGTTTTAGTTTTTGGTTTTTAGATTTTAGCTTTTGGTTTTTAGATTTTGATTTTTGGTTTTCAGCTTTTGGTTTTTGGTTTTTGGTTTTTGGTTTTTAGATTTAGATTTTGGTTTTTGGATTTGCTGTATTTTTTAAAAAATTTCAAAAATTAATTACATTACTTTAAAATAATATAATAAAATATAAATAAATATTTAGATTTGAAATTTATCAAAATACTGTGANNNNNNNNNNNNNNNNNNNNNNNNNNNNNNNNNNNNNNNNNNNNNNNNNNNNNNNNNNNNNNNNNNNNNNNNNNNNNNNNNNNNNNNNNNNNNNNNNNNNNNNNNNNNNNNNNNNNNNNNNNNNNNNNNNNNNNNNNNNNNNNNNNNNNNNNNNNNNNNNNNNNNNNNNNNNNNNNNNNNNNNNNNNNNNNNNNNNNNNNNNNNNNNNNNNNNNNNNNNNNNNNNNNNNNNNNNNNNNNNNNNNNNNNNNNNNNNNNNNNNNNNNNNNNNNNNNNNNNNNNNNNNNNNNNNNNNNNNNNAGGATTATACAANNNNNNNNNNNNNNNNNNNNNNNNNNNNNNNNNNNNNNNNNNNNNNNNNNNNNNNNNNNNNNNNNNNNNNNNNNNNNNNNNNNNNNNNNNNNNNNNNNNNNNNNNNNNNNNNNNNNNNNNNNNNNNNNNNNNNNNNNNNNNNNNNNNNNNNNNNNNNNNNNNNNNNNNNAAATATATTTCACATGATTGTTTAAATGATATCTAATGTACAAAATATTTTATGATAATTTTAATTTTTATGAAAATATTATTTATTAATTATTAATTAATTATAATGTAGTAGTTTCTACAAAAAAAAATCAAAATTCGTTTTTCTTCATAAAAGCTCACAAAAGTTGGTTTTTGGTTTTTGGTTTTTCTTCATAAATTGGTTAAACTTTTCAAAAACTAGTTTCCCTAAATTTTAGGGAATCTATTTATTGAAAATCTTGATTGGCAACTCAAATGGTTTTTATAAAAACAAAAACTAAAACCAAAAACGTGATTGGATGAAAAATGGTTTCTACAAAAGCAAAAACCAAAAACTAAATCAAAAACCACAAACAATCAACCTCTCTTTTCATAGTACATGATTAAATATTTTTTCTCTTTTGTCTTCATTGAAAAAGAAACTCTATGAGTTGGGTGCAAGACGGGTTCTAGTAACCGGAACTGGTGCAATGGGATGTGCACCTGCGGAGCTGGCTCAGCATAGCCGAAATGGCGAATGCTATGGTGCTCTCCAAACAGCAGCCGCTTTGTTCAATCCGCAATTAGTTAATTTGATCGCATCAGTCAATGCTGAGATCGGTCAGGACGTTTTTGTAGCAGCCAATGCCTATCAAATGAACATGGATTATCTAACTAACCCAGAACAATTCGGTAATTATAACTCATCTCTTATTAATTTGCTAGTAGTGCTAACTGTTTAATATTAGATATTTTGATATATTTCAAATGGTTTTTGTTGTTGGTTTCGAATTTATGAAAAGTAACAACTCAATCAAAGATTCGACTAGTGAGGTTGACTCAAGCTTGTCAAAGATTTAATGATATAAGACCATGATTAACCCGGAGTTCTTAGAGCGGAGTTTTTAGCGGAAGTTAATAAACTGTTTCTTAACTTTTAACTAAAAAAACTAAGAACCGGTTCTTAAAGTCTTTATTTAAGAACTGATGCTTAGCTTTTTTTAGTTAAAAGTTAAGTAACAGTTTCTTAACTTCCGTCAAGAACCATATCCTAAAAACTCCGGGTTAAGCACAGGGAGTACTTTTGGAGGAGTAGTGATAGTTATGTCTGATTGAATGCGTACGTGAAAATTAATAAATGAGCATGACCAGTGACAACTATGTAGGACCATCTTTTCCATGCATGTTGTTACATTTATGCAAAAAATTTGATTTCACTTCACACTTTTAAATAAAAAGATACTATATAGATCTAAAGTATTCAATACGTATGTGTCGGTTTGTATGCATAGCAGTATCATTTTATTAGAATTTTAATAACACTAACTGTCTGGTCTTTAAATAGTTCTATTTGAAAAGTTGTTCCCCCAACAATCTAACTCTAAAGTATTATAAAACCATGTATACAAAAATATTGGTGGTAGTTGAAAGCATTTATTTATGTCTGGATCCTATACAACAAATAAGTACTCTATATATTCTAATAAATACCATTTGATTTGAATCGTTATATGCATGTATATATGTGTGTAGGGTTTGTGACATCAAAGGTGGCATGTTGTGGACAAGGACCGTACAACGGCATAGGACTATGCACTCCAATCTCGAACTTATGTCCAAACAGAGATTTATATGCATTTTGGGATGCGTTCCATCCGACAGAGAAAGCTAATAGGATCATTGTTAATCAGATCCTCACTGGTTCCTCCAAGTATATGCACCCAATGAACCTTAGTACCGTCATGCTCTTGGATTCTTCTAGAATCTAATCTAAGTGAATTTATTTCAGTTAAATGTCAAGGCCTTGCCTTTTGTAGTTTGCATTGTTGATTAATACATTTGATCAGCATAATTAAGAAACTTTTCTTGTCGGATATGCGGTTTGATGTTTCTGCTTGTTGTACCTTGATTAGCTTAGTTTAGTCATTTTTTCATGTATGTGTGCGAATTATCATGTAATATTTGGAGTGATTGTTATATGGTTTTCTGTTCTACTCGAGATTAATGATTCAACTAAGAGATGCGCCGTAGTTATAAATCCATGAACTATTAATGTATATTTACATGCTACGATTGATAATATGTGTCAATGTACTTTTCCGAAAAAATTCTGGTCGCCATATATTACTGTGGTAATGAATCATTAATATTTGAAGGAGAGAAATAGTTCTAAAAGCATGATTAGTGAGGGTTCTTAGGATGAGGTTATTAGATCATAATTAACGCAAGGTCTTAAGTGGAGTTTTTAGTATTATTAGGATTTAAAAAAAAAAGAAAATTAACATTAATGTGAAGAAGCGCGTTTTATTAGGGGCCATAAAGAGCCGGGTCTTGTGGGACACGTGTCCTTTGCGCGTTCTTCTCGTTATTTCTCGAGAAAAAATCACTCGGCGTCTCGTCTCTCTCCCTCTCTTCCACGACGCTTTGTCTCTCGAGCTTTCCTCGGCGACTCTGCATGTATTTCGATCGATGGCTCTCCTCGGCGTCTCCGTCGGTGGACTGTTCGTCTCTCCATCTCTCCTCGAGGGCTCCGCGTCTCTCCATCTCTCCTCGACGACTCTGTCTCTCCGCTTTTGATATCTCGGTGGTGATCCTTGACGAGTCGTCGATGATCTCTCGGTGGCTCTCCTCGACGGCTCCGCGTCTCTCTTCCTCTCCTCGACGGCTCCGCGTCTCTCTAGCTCTCCTCGACGGCTCCTTGAGGACTCCGCCTCGGCGCTTTTGATCTCGCGGTGGCTCTCCTCGACGACTCCGCCTCTGCGCTTTTGATCTCACGGTGGCTCTCTTCGACGGCTCCGCGTCTCTCTAGCTCTCCTCTACGACTCCGCTCAAGTGCCTTTTGATCTCACGGTGGCTCTCCTCGACGGCTCCACGACGAAGAAAAGCATAGACGTCTCTCTCTGTGGCTCTCCTCGACGAAATCAAAACGGCGATTGTTGTTGATTGGTCGAATCGAAAGGTAAAGCTATGTCTCTTGATTATGTCTCATTTGTTTGTTTATGTCTCCTGATTAATAAATCGTTCACCTCTGATCCATTTCGATTGGGTTGTTTTCTTTTTGTGTTGAGATGTACGGATCATGAGACATGCTTGGAAGGTCTAAGCAAAGGACTACACCTAGCGACAAGTTCCAATTGCAAAACATGTAAACCGTTTATCTTTTGATCTGTTAGATAGATTGAAAGTGTTGAAATGTGATTGTGATTGAATTGTGTTATGAAATTAATAGATTGTGATTATGTTCTGATATTACATATATTGTGATTCTTGTGTGTATTGAATTAGATTGTGTCCTGGAATGAATAGATGGAAGTTCTTGTGTGAATTGAAGCTTGGTAGTTAATGTTTTGGTTACTTGTGTGTATTGATTCTTATGTGAATAGATTGTGATTTTTGTGTGATGTCGTTTGGGTTGTGAATTGATTTGAATGTGGTTTTTGTCTGAATTAGTTTAGATTGTGAAATGAATTGAATGTGGTTCTGGTGTGAATTGAATCCTCGGTAATTAATGAATTGGTTAGTGTTAGATTGAAGTTAAGATAGGTAATAAATAGTTAGCTAGATGTCAACTCCAATTGGTTGAGTGTTATGAACGCCTTGATCAATGCTCCTTTCATTCTTCTTTTCTATAAAACACATTCTTCTTGTATTAACTATATCAAAAACACAGTCTTCTTGTATTAACTCTATCAAAAACACATTCTTCTTCTCTTCCTTCTGTCAAAAACCGAGTTCTTTTATTTCTCTCTTCTTTTCTTCCTCTCCTGGCACATTCGGATATGATTCCAATCCATATAATCCGACGTCAAACTTTGTTGACCTTCTTCAAAGTCAGCAACACACTGTCTTTGGTTATGTGCAAGACAGTGTCGATCTCTGTTCCTCACAAGTCCCTCTGTTTTTCACTCAACCCACGGGAAGTCGCTGTCTGAGTATCAAAGTATGTGGAACATTAAGATGCAGGATTTGGCTATGAAGGAGAAGTTATCAAAAATGAAGCTACTTGACTCATTACTTGCAAAGACAAAACCGCTTCTTGACTGTGAAGAGGCTTTGAAGAAGAATATGGTTACTGAGTTGCTCTCAAATTAGTTCTAGGCTAAAAAGGAAATTCGATGTTCTAAGTTCTTGTTCTAATTTTTAGTTTATGTGTCTTGTGGTGATGTTTTTAGTTTCAGTGTCTTGTTCTCATGTTTTAGTTTCAGTGCTCTATTTCCATGTTCTTCTTATGGCTGTAATGTGACTGTGACTATTAATTATATAAATGCTTGTTCTTCTGTTCGCTGTCTCATCTTCTTGTCTTGGCGATTGGTTGATATAAAGAGGCTAGTTAGTAATCATATAAATACTTGTTATAGCTATCTATGTCTCATGTTCTTCTCTTGGTTTCCCAGGTGCAGAAGAGTGTAGCAGTGTACTCACGGAGAAGCTCAGTGTCATGAAGTCTCGGTGGAGGAAGTTCAGTCTCTTGTGCTCTTCTGTTTTCATGTGTCACGGGAGTTATGTTTTGTAGTCTCACGGGAGCTATTACCAAACATGTCAATCAGCTGTCTTCTGTTTTGTAGTGTCAAGGGTGGTTATTACCAAGTGGTAAGCTTGTAGTCTTGTGATGTTGTCGTGTGATTCTAGTGTCACGGGAGTTTAAACCAGACATGTCAAGCTTGTAGTGTTGTGATGTTGTCATGTGATTCTAGTGTCACGAGAGGTTATTACCAAACATGTGATTCTTGTAAATGTGATTCTAGTTGTCGCAATCTGAGCACAAGTCATCTTCTCTCATTTCATTCTCTATTTATAGTTTGTATTCACCAAATAATTGGCAAACAATTCATCTTTTCCTCTCTCCTCTCTTCCCTGAGCAAACAACTTCTCTTCACTTCGATTTTCCGTGATCAAGTAAATCATCTTCTCCTCTCTCCTTCTCTACATTGTAAACACAAAATTATCAAAAACAATTTCTACATATTGATCGAATATATGGCATTTGCTTCTCATTACCCTCCTGAGGGATCAGATGATGAAAACTTTGATTAATATTTCGATCAATATTTTGAGCAAGTTTTCGAGAATTTTACCATTGATTATGGTAATCAAGAAGAAGGAAGGAGAAGGAGGAAGAAACGAGCCTATATCGAAAGAAATCGGAAAGTTGGCCATCTACGTTTGTGGAATGATTATTTCAGTAAAACTCCAACATACCCTGATAATCTATTCCGCAGACGATTTAGAATGAACAAGCCATTGTTCATGCGTATTGTTGATCGACTCTACAATGAAGTTCGATTCTTTCAACAACGACTAGATGCTCTTGGTAGGCTTGGCCTCTCTACACTTCAAAAGTGTACAGCAGCTATCCGTGTCTTGGCATATGGTACTACGGCTGATACGGTTGACGAATACCTCCGGCTCGGTGAAACTACTACTCGGTCATGTTTGGAAAATTTTGTGGACGGAATAATATATTTATTAGCAACGTGGATTTTCCGGGATGATAGGAAGCATCGACTGTATGCATTGGGAGTGGAAGAATTGTCCTACCGCATGGACAGGTCAATATTCACGTGGTTCGGGAAAACCCACAATCGTTTTAGAGGCGGTTGCTTCGTATGATCTATGGATATGGCATGCATTTTTTGGACCTCCAAGTACATTAAATGATATCAATGTTCTTGATCGCTCACCTATTTTTGATGATATAATAAATGGTCAAGCTCCACAAGTCACTTATTCTGTAAATGGAAGAGAGTATCATTTGACTTACTATCTCACCGATGGTATTTATCCGAAATGGGCAACTTTTATCCAATCTATTTCAATACCACAAGGGCCGAAAGCAGTTTTATTTTCTCAACATCAAGAAGTTGTCCGAAAAGATGTCGAGCGTGCTTTTGGAGTCTTACAAGCTCGCTTTTCCATCTTTAAAAATCCAGCATTTTTTTGGGATAAAGTTAAAATTGGGAAGATTATGAGAGCATGTATCATACTCCATAATATGATAGTAGAAGACGAACGAGATGGATACACGCAATATGATGTTTTAGAGTTCCAACAAGGGGAAGACAACGGAAGTTCACATGTGGATCTAACGTATTCTACAGATATCCCGACAAATATCGCCAATATGATGGGTGTTCGAACAAGAATTAGTGATAGACAAATGCATCAACAACTGAAAGCTGATTTGGTTGAACATCTCTGGCGTAAATTTTGGACGTGATGAAGACAACAGCTGAGCTCAAATGTTTCTCTTAAATTATTCTCGTTTGTTTTAATAATCTTTGTTTTAATGTTTTTTTAATTTATGTTTAAAATTTTATCTTTTAATATGTTTTATTTAATAAATAAATTTTATGTTTAATTAAATTTTTTCTTTAAGAACCCTAAATTAAGAACCTACCATTGCACCTCAAAAACTAAGAGTATCTTAACTACAATTTCTTAACAACCATTAATTACTAAAAAAATATTAAGATACCCAATTGGGCTCTTAGGATTAATGTTGCTATTAGCGGAATATATGAAACCGTCTCTTAGTTTTTAACTAAAAAAACTAAGAACCGGTTCTTAAATAAGAACCTCACCCTAAGAACCCTCGATTAATCATGTTCTAAACAAGTCTATTGAGGCATTTCGCAGACACTGAAATGTGAATAATAATAAGATTTCTAGTTGGTGAAGTGGGTGAACTTTTTATGTCCATTATGTATTATAAAATATATTTTTATATTCTTTCACTATTGAAATTTATTTGAATTTTGATAGACCACCTAATCGATTATCTCAGATGCCAATTTTAAAATTTACATCTCTCTTTCGTAACAACTAGATTAATATCTGTGCCTTGCGCGGAATGAATATTGTATATAGATATTATTTTATGTATTATTATTTATTCGTGTTTTTATACTTATATTAAATTAGTGAGAGGTCTGTGACTATTATATATAAAACTAAATTGATTCTGACATATAAATCAAAATAATCATTGTTGTCTAAAATTATTTTATGGTAAATAAATCAAAATAATATTTTTTTTATCATTTATATTGTTTATAATTAAATTTAAATTGATATCAACATCGATGTATAGTATATTTTATTAATATGACTATTTATTAAATAAACAATTTCTATTCACATAATTTTATGATCATTTGTATTTTTATAACAAAAAAAAATTGAAACTTTGATAACAAAATTTTCAATATGAAACTTTCAATATTTTTTACTAATTTGTAATCATTTTTACAAATTTAATGAAAAATTTGAAACCAAAATATTAAATTCTTAGTATTTGTTCAATAAAACTTTTGAAATTTAAATATTTATACATTTTGTATAATATATAATTTAATTTAAACGATATTAATATAAATAAACATATATATTTTGTTATAATTTTATGAATATTTCTATCTTGTTATAAATAAAAATTAAACCATTGATCACAACTTTTAAAAGTGGGATATTTTAAAGTTTATTAATTTATATTCGTTTTAAAAAATTAAAAATATAACATATATATAAAAATCAATTTTTATTCTTTTGGTTAATTAATTGTCTAATTTATTTAAATAATAATAATATAACAAAATGATAGATGATGTATAAATTATTATCAAATATTTATTATTTAAAATTATTAGTTATCATATATATTTTGATTAGATTAGGTAATTCCGTATGTTCGATTTAAAGAAATAATGAAGAATATTTTTATATTAATAATTAATTATATGTTTAGGTTAATGAAAAATATACTATATGTTTAGATAGACCAGCTTATTTTTCTAAGAATTTTGAAACTGATTCTCGTGATGACGTGTGTCATGGTTCAAATGTTGTAATGTTTTTCTTTTAATATATATGATATATATATATATATATTTAATCTAATATTTATTAAATAAAACATCTTACTCATATAATTTTATGAACATTTGTATCTTTTAATATATAAAAATTAAATTATTGATCACAAATTTTCAAAGTAAGATTTCTTAAAAGTTTATTAATTTATATTCGTTTTTAAAATTTCAAAATATAACATATATAAAAAAATCATTTTTTTATTAATTGGTTAATTTGATTGTCTAATTTATTTTAATAATATTAATATAAAACAAAAATGATAGATGATGTATAAATTTTTATCAAATTTTTATTATTTGAAATCATTAATTATCACATATATTTTGATGAGATTAGGTAATTCTGTTTGTTTTATTTAAAGAAATAATAAATAATATTTTTATATTAATAATTAATTATATGATTAGTTTAATGAAAAACATATTATATGTTTAGGTGGACTAACTTTTTTTTCTAAGGATTTTGAAATTGATTCTCGTAATGACACGTGTGATGGTTCAAAAGTTTAATGTTTCTCTTTTGATATATAGAAGGTAACAATGTTACGGAAAAAAAAAAAAAAAAAGATAACAAACTTGTATGCAAATACATTAGTAATATAGACCTTGTTCGTACTGGACCCAATGGGCTTCTGGTTATGGATTGTTATTTCTACAAATAGGTTGATTTTATTTATCTAGTGAGTCTCTCCATCCTGCATACTTTTTTTTTGCAACTGAGTCTGCCATCCTATTCCTATATTCTTCTAATGAGTAATTTGGGATATCTTATGAATTATTAGGAACAGAACTATCGTGCTAATCTGCATTTATCCAAATTGTAATGGTAACTTTTACTGTGATTTTTGTATATAGCTTTACTTTAACAATTCTGAAATGCTTACTTTTATTTATTTAATTAATATCCATGTATTATTATACTCATTTAAACATTCATCACAATCTGATAAATTTGCTTTGAGAATACTTAAAACATATGCCACGTTGTTTTAAATCATTATAGAAACCAATACACACATTATTGTCTTATAAAATATATAGAATGCAACACTTGTAAAACTTATTTGACTTATATCCTACTTCAATAATAAATAAATTGCCGAACACTGGAGAAAATAATATTTAAAAAAAAGAATTCACATTATTCATAAACATATTTCTCTTCCACGAATCATTGGTAGGAAAAAACAATAATAGAAAATGAATGCAAATAATAGTACATGTGTTGAAGGAAACAAGGCTAAGAGTATGCCGAATGGAACTTGGTCGGGATCTTGGAGCTATTGTTGCCACAGCAGAGAATAAAATTCCACTGACATATATCAATTGTAATCTCTATTACACTGTATATATCACAATGGAGCGATTATTTTCAAGGCACAACACGGGTTAGAGTTGACACATACAGATAAAGTATACTCCCATTGTTTCATAATAGATGTTTTGCTTTAGTTCACAAAGATTAAGAAAACTACATTTTTCTAAAAAAATTATTTTAAAGATATAATTTTAAAATCTGTTAACCAATTATAAAAAAAACAGTAAAATCTAATTGATTGAACAGTTTCCAATAAAGTTAAAGTTAACCTTAAAATCTCAAAATTTTATGTTAATTGAAACAAAATAATCTTTCTAAAAGATCATCAATATTAAAACAAAGGGAGTATAATATAATCAAAGCCGTGCTTACCCCTTTGTTGCAAAGACAACAGCCTCAGGCCCCCACCTTTTAATCAATATTTAGGGCCCCATGTTTTCAAGACACCAATATTTAGGGCCCCATGTTTTCAAGACACATTAATAGTTCATGAGTGTATACATATATTTATAGCGAGCTCGATTGTTTTTTTTTTCTTTTTGAGAAATGAGAGAGCTCGATTGTTCATATATTATGTTCTTTACATTTAAGTTTGGTTCTTCTTAGTAGATTCATTTTTAATAGACATCTTTAGTGTATTTACAATTTCATTAACTTGTGTAAATTTTTTTTTTGGTGAAAAACCATGTTTTTGAAAATTAGCCTTAGCCCCCCCCCCCCTCACTGAATATAATCTTTGATTCGATCGGGTTTTGGTCAAGACGGAATTTATGAAAGCATATTTGGTAGGATAAATTTGATTTTTCCGTATAATCTATGCATGAACGCTAAACGGGAGATAATCAATGTGTAATCACTTCAACTCATCTTTATTTTTATCTCTAAAATAGAGATTACTATTTTTTTTTCTATTTATAAAAGAAAAAATAGCATTTTTTTATATTTTATTCTATATTTAAAAATTTATATTTTAAAAAAAATATATGAGAGCAAAATTCATATCTATAATAAAATTTATCTATTTTAAAAATAAAAATAAATAAAATACATTAGAAATGATCTAAGAGCCATAATTTGTCTTTTTGGTAAAAGAGCCGCAACAATTGAGCTTAACGTTGAATTTATTAATGTTACATTTCGACCACTGTCATCAATATACGAAAAACTTCGAAAAAACTTTCCATATTTTTTTTTCTTTAGAAGAAAGTATTGGCTTCGGCCAAAATTTAGCAAAAAAAAAAGTATTGGCTTCGTAGATTTCGTGTAAAACGTGAGCAGAAGTCCAGCTTTGCATTAAATAAAACAAAACAAATATTAAATACCATATCTCATCGATTATTTTCAAACTTTTATTTTTGGCTAAAAATTCCTTCAAAATATGCAAGCATTCACAAAAAACATGTGTAGACTTGTTTAAAAATGTTGAAATAATAGACAACTAATAATACGAAGCATAAATTTTTTAAATATCTCAAGCATGGATTATCTTCCACGATTGTACAAGACAATTTTCATAATAAAATAATTCCTATATTTTTATTTTTTATTTTCCACGATTGTACGTACAAAAAGTTTCATACGAAATTAATAGCAAAATATTCGTCCTGGCCATGATTAACTCGGCCATGATTAACCCGGACTCTTAAAGTGGGGTTGGCTAAGAACCGTTTCTTAGCTTTTAACTAAGAAAAGGTAAGAACCGTTTCTTAGCTTTTAATTAAGAAAAGTTAAGAACCGCCTCTTAAAATTTAACTAAAAAGAGTTAAGAACCGTTTCTTAAATAAGAGATATAAAAACCGATTTTTAGCCGAGAAGTGTAAAAACAAAAAAAAAGTAAAATCATAAGTTAATAACCCCAGATTAAGAGTCCGAGTTAATTAATGCTCTAAGAAGCCATTACAAACTCAGCTTAGGAACACTGATGTTGACGCATTAAGTTCTATGCTTAATCTGCTTAAGCATACCTTCAACGATCCATGAGAATCTTTACTTTTATATCTTAGCATAGATTTGATAAAGATCTTGTTCACCGTTCAGCAAGACCTTTAACCCAACAAACTAAATAATGAAAAGTATATAACCTTTATTACAATTCTTATGCCGAAAAGTTTTAAATAAAATTCTTATATTAGTTTCTTTATTAACAATAAGAAAGAATTAATACGTACAAAGAACAAATATAGAATCTGGTTATGATCTAGATAAATTAATTAAAGATATTTTCACATGTGATTTCTTAAGTATTCTTAATATTTGTTCCCCATTTTGATTTTATTGTTCTCATATTAGTTTGTTAAAACAACTCAGTTGCAAAAATGCAGATTACATTCCAGCAAAATTCTGTAAAAGATGCTTTTCTTAGTGACGTGAAAATATGCTTTTGCACCTTTTCCAACTATAAATTTCGATCAATGTCTAAGTTCCTAGAACACAATTCACAATCTTCTTTAGAATCCAAATTGTAAGCCACTTCTAACCTTTTTTAGATTACATATGTAATACGTATGCATATACAAACAATTATATACAAACACGGAACCATGCATGCAAGAAGATAATTATAATTT
Coding sequences within:
- the LOC106343368 gene encoding GDSL esterase/lipase LTL1-like, translating into MDINYSPLGFLISLFFIVTFLAPQVKSRAFYVFGDSLVDNGNNDYLVTTARADNYPYGIDYPTRRPTGRFSNGLNIPDIISEAIGMPSTLPYLSPQLTGENLLVGANFASAGIGILNDTGIQFVNIIRIFRQFEYFQQYQQRVSALIGPEATQQLVNQALVLITLGGNDFVNNYYLIPFSARSRQFTLPDYVVYLISEYGKILRKLYELGARRVLVTGTGAMGCAPAELAQHSRNGECYGALQTAAALFNPQLVNLIASVNAEIGQDVFVAANAYQMNMDYLTNPEQFGFVTSKVACCGQGPYNGIGLCTPISNLCPNRDLYAFWDAFHPTEKANRIIVNQILTGSSKYMHPMNLSTVMLLDSSRI